From a region of the Candidatus Neptunochlamydia vexilliferae genome:
- a CDS encoding biotin--[acetyl-CoA-carboxylase] ligase produces the protein MVEKVTPIHLESIDSTNTYAKNNYQNFDPKGWTRITATEQTGGRGRFNREWVSPKGESIYLTYYFTMEKEKADLGNLTQVLSLSIVKLLQKEGLKGEIKWPNDVLIGGKKIAGILAETIDLQEKWGVILGMGINVNVKKETLDPIDQPATSFLVETGKSYDMSSLIAMLEMLFLTDYDLYLEKGFAHFYKEYDALLTHKGKEITLHQNGTSISGTLHSLSPDGRINILLPSGEVETFHSGEIK, from the coding sequence ATGGTAGAAAAAGTCACACCCATCCACTTAGAAAGCATCGATTCAACGAACACCTACGCGAAAAACAACTATCAAAATTTCGACCCTAAAGGATGGACCCGCATCACAGCAACTGAGCAAACAGGAGGGCGGGGCCGCTTTAACCGCGAGTGGGTCTCCCCAAAAGGAGAAAGCATCTACCTGACCTACTACTTCACAATGGAAAAAGAAAAGGCCGACCTCGGAAACCTCACCCAAGTTCTTTCCCTGAGTATCGTCAAACTTCTACAAAAAGAAGGGCTAAAGGGAGAAATTAAGTGGCCAAATGATGTCCTTATCGGGGGAAAAAAGATTGCAGGGATCCTTGCAGAGACCATCGACCTCCAAGAAAAGTGGGGAGTGATCCTTGGGATGGGGATCAATGTCAATGTGAAAAAAGAGACCCTCGATCCAATTGACCAACCAGCCACTTCCTTTTTGGTAGAAACGGGGAAAAGCTACGATATGTCTTCCCTAATTGCGATGCTCGAAATGCTCTTTCTAACCGACTACGACCTTTACCTAGAAAAAGGGTTTGCCCACTTCTATAAAGAGTATGATGCACTTCTTACGCACAAGGGGAAAGAGATCACCCTTCACCAAAATGGAACGTCGATCTCGGGAACCCTCCATTCGCTAAGCCCCGATGGACGGATCAACATCCTCCTCCCAAGCGGAGAGGTAGAGACCTTCCACTCGGGAGAGATCAAGTGA
- a CDS encoding protein kinase domain-containing protein, whose amino-acid sequence MAAEDFYKQTTLPNLTGEDGAPPAFPQRIGPYKIETLLSKGGMSYLYLGLDPETKSPLAIKVLSPKYVTHTEMVHQFLKEAEIIGLTDHPNIIKLRGQGEWENGLYIAMEFVQGISLKQFIMQQNFSPRTCLEIVLQVAYALLHLHSHGVIHRDLKPENILITEGGSVKVIDFGIAQLVHDTELALPSQRGQFLGTPSYMSPEQKKDPLNVTFATDIYSLGVITFELLVGKLSFGSIQYSLLPNALASIVKKALAPAVEERYQDVVDFITDISNYLTEKSHEKEGGIKEVWQHLEESHLKLLPAAIPKWNAFDMGLAHPEKESDLSSYYDFHRFADQSYLVLMGEYMDESIEGLSYTGLLKGMVQSLTRNFLTSPEAQFEPLPFITTLNEMIASHEGSAPFQFELLYLSPQKNTFSFIACGAGSLIHLGGGAPRFLSNQNPPLGKNPTHSFYETTENWIEGDQLIVHSFAQEGEGFENALAKIIEESLQLSSQAQADAISNGALKKIGATIDAAPKTVLTIQRIT is encoded by the coding sequence GTGGCTGCAGAGGACTTCTATAAACAAACCACTTTGCCCAATTTGACTGGGGAAGATGGAGCTCCCCCAGCATTTCCTCAAAGAATTGGCCCCTATAAGATCGAAACCCTTTTGAGCAAAGGGGGGATGAGCTATCTCTACCTGGGACTCGACCCAGAAACGAAAAGTCCCCTCGCCATTAAAGTCCTTTCCCCCAAATATGTCACCCACACTGAAATGGTCCACCAGTTTCTCAAAGAAGCGGAGATCATTGGGCTCACCGATCACCCCAATATCATCAAGCTCAGGGGACAGGGAGAGTGGGAAAATGGCCTTTACATTGCGATGGAGTTTGTCCAGGGAATTTCGCTCAAGCAGTTCATCATGCAGCAAAATTTTTCGCCGCGGACCTGTCTAGAAATTGTCTTGCAAGTGGCTTATGCCCTTCTCCACCTCCACTCCCATGGGGTGATTCACCGTGACCTTAAGCCCGAAAATATCTTGATCACCGAGGGAGGAAGTGTCAAGGTAATCGACTTTGGGATAGCCCAACTTGTCCACGATACCGAGCTTGCTCTTCCTTCACAAAGGGGACAGTTTTTAGGAACCCCGAGCTACATGAGTCCCGAACAAAAAAAAGATCCCCTCAATGTCACCTTCGCGACCGATATTTATTCCCTAGGGGTGATCACTTTTGAGCTCCTTGTTGGCAAACTCAGCTTTGGATCGATCCAATATTCCCTCCTTCCCAATGCCCTGGCTTCGATCGTCAAAAAAGCGCTCGCCCCCGCGGTTGAAGAGCGGTACCAAGATGTTGTCGATTTCATCACCGATATCTCTAATTATCTCACCGAAAAAAGTCACGAAAAAGAGGGAGGAATCAAAGAGGTCTGGCAGCACTTAGAAGAGAGCCACCTCAAACTGCTCCCTGCTGCAATCCCCAAGTGGAACGCCTTTGATATGGGGCTGGCCCACCCCGAAAAAGAAAGTGACCTCAGCTCCTACTACGACTTTCACCGCTTTGCCGATCAATCGTATCTGGTTTTGATGGGAGAGTACATGGATGAGAGCATCGAGGGGCTTTCATATACGGGACTGCTCAAGGGAATGGTCCAAAGTTTAACGCGGAATTTCCTCACCTCTCCTGAAGCCCAGTTTGAGCCTCTCCCTTTCATCACCACCCTTAACGAGATGATCGCCTCCCACGAGGGAAGTGCCCCCTTTCAGTTTGAGCTTCTCTACCTTTCTCCCCAAAAAAACACCTTTTCCTTCATCGCGTGTGGAGCAGGCTCTCTCATCCACTTAGGAGGGGGTGCCCCCCGCTTTCTTTCCAATCAAAACCCTCCCCTTGGAAAAAATCCCACCCACAGTTTTTATGAAACGACAGAAAATTGGATTGAGGGAGATCAACTCATCGTCCACTCTTTTGCGCAAGAAGGGGAAGGTTTTGAAAATGCTCTTGCAAAAATCATCGAAGAAAGCCTGCAGCTTTCCTCTCAGGCTCAAGCAGATGCCATCTCAAACGGCGCCCTAAAAAAAATCGGCGCAACAATCGATGCTGCGCCGAAAACTGTGCTAACCATTCAGCGAATTACTTAA
- a CDS encoding DNA-3-methyladenine glycosylase I → MNRCAWVKEGMETYHDKEWGVPVHSDQLHFELLVLEGMQAGLSWELILKKRAAFQKVFHDFDPSKVAQMTDKELERALHNPNIIRNRKKLFAASHNAKCFLKIQKEFGTFDTYVWPFVGGKPHINHWEKAEEVPCLSPISMKLAADLKKRGMIFVGPKIIYSYMQAAGLVSDHTTDCFAAQPSEM, encoded by the coding sequence GTGAACCGCTGCGCCTGGGTGAAGGAGGGGATGGAGACCTATCACGATAAGGAGTGGGGCGTCCCCGTCCACTCCGATCAGCTCCACTTCGAACTCCTTGTGCTCGAAGGGATGCAAGCAGGTCTTTCTTGGGAACTCATTTTAAAAAAGCGGGCTGCCTTTCAAAAGGTTTTCCACGATTTTGATCCCTCAAAAGTGGCCCAGATGACCGATAAGGAACTAGAAAGAGCCCTTCATAATCCCAACATCATCCGCAACCGGAAAAAACTTTTCGCCGCGAGCCATAATGCCAAATGCTTTCTCAAAATCCAGAAGGAATTTGGCACTTTCGACACCTACGTGTGGCCCTTCGTCGGGGGAAAACCCCACATCAACCACTGGGAAAAAGCTGAAGAAGTCCCCTGCCTAAGCCCCATAAGTATGAAACTTGCTGCAGACCTAAAAAAAAGGGGGATGATTTTTGTCGGGCCCAAGATTATCTACTCCTACATGCAAGCGGCAGGACTTGTCTCGGACCATACCACAGACTGCTTCGCGGCACAACCTTCGGAAATGTAA
- the sctQ gene encoding type III secretion system cytoplasmic ring protein SctQ: MVKHWIKHVESLAAGAQEVPMWGAVPSFPWETFAEHLSASLGTKALKITAGTSEWKQPDALLAGMGHAPLQMAVELSPLQGNAFLIFSSEDFSKLSSWAIHPEAGNEGFADPYLQKGFFRYLTTESLAIVDRMQVFQGLAPKLVEAPLAGEEAYAVEIEVEHEGETVRGRLICPRVFQQTFKGHFAADWNFSIPSHLYEETFVNLSLAAGETKLSQETWGKLEEGDFLLLDHCSYYPALKKGTFQLCLEGSPLFQTKIKEENLKLLDYAHYFEDNTMDDDEFEAPFEEPLEEEVPPPEAVSVEDPPQEKMVSPKKVPIALTVEVAKMKISLDKLLKLKPGNILELGVQPEKGVDLVANGKCVGKGELLQVGDVIGVKIVKLGG, encoded by the coding sequence ATGGTTAAGCATTGGATCAAACATGTTGAATCGCTTGCTGCTGGAGCGCAAGAGGTCCCGATGTGGGGCGCGGTTCCCTCTTTTCCTTGGGAAACATTTGCTGAGCACCTCTCGGCTTCTTTAGGAACAAAAGCGCTAAAGATCACCGCGGGAACGTCAGAGTGGAAGCAACCAGATGCGCTTTTAGCGGGGATGGGGCACGCTCCTCTCCAGATGGCAGTAGAACTTTCTCCCCTTCAGGGAAATGCGTTTTTGATTTTCTCTTCGGAAGATTTTTCAAAGCTCTCTTCGTGGGCGATCCACCCCGAAGCGGGAAATGAGGGTTTTGCTGACCCCTATCTCCAAAAAGGTTTTTTCCGCTACCTGACAACCGAATCTTTAGCAATTGTCGATCGCATGCAGGTTTTTCAAGGGCTTGCTCCCAAACTTGTCGAAGCTCCCCTTGCAGGTGAAGAGGCCTACGCCGTTGAGATTGAGGTGGAGCATGAGGGCGAAACGGTTCGTGGAAGGCTCATTTGCCCCAGGGTCTTTCAACAAACATTTAAAGGTCACTTTGCTGCCGATTGGAATTTTTCGATCCCCTCACATCTTTACGAGGAAACGTTTGTCAACCTTTCCTTAGCAGCAGGAGAAACAAAACTCTCACAAGAGACGTGGGGCAAGCTAGAAGAGGGCGATTTCCTCCTTCTTGACCACTGCTCTTACTATCCAGCGCTAAAAAAAGGGACTTTTCAGCTTTGTTTAGAGGGCTCTCCCCTCTTCCAGACAAAGATCAAAGAGGAAAATCTTAAACTGCTCGACTATGCACACTATTTTGAGGATAATACTATGGATGATGATGAATTTGAGGCCCCTTTTGAAGAGCCGTTAGAAGAAGAGGTGCCGCCGCCCGAAGCTGTTTCGGTCGAAGACCCCCCGCAAGAGAAGATGGTCTCCCCGAAAAAAGTACCGATCGCTCTTACCGTCGAAGTGGCAAAGATGAAGATCAGCCTCGATAAACTTTTAAAGCTTAAGCCAGGAAACATTCTCGAGCTTGGGGTGCAACCTGAAAAAGGGGTCGACCTTGTTGCAAATGGAAAATGCGTTGGCAAAGGAGAACTCCTTCAAGTCGGCGACGTGATCGGCGTAAAAATCGTTAAACTTGGCGGGTAA
- a CDS encoding transposase, translated as MKTSRFDKDELVTLISNWKFPSPFKTYQKRWEIETFFGCLKKRGFCFEDTHLTHIARIEKLICVLTIAFCWSYLVGEKKDAEAPIATKSHGRKAKSVFRYGFDELRRIFFGLRKKTKVFLKRLKLLTVNEQLGGCKKNVL; from the coding sequence ATGAAAACCAGCAGGTTTGATAAAGATGAACTTGTCACGCTCATCTCCAACTGGAAATTTCCAAGCCCCTTTAAAACCTACCAAAAGAGGTGGGAAATAGAGACATTTTTTGGGTGCTTAAAAAAAAGGGGGTTTTGTTTCGAAGATACCCATCTCACGCATATCGCCAGAATAGAAAAGCTCATTTGTGTTTTAACGATAGCCTTTTGCTGGAGCTATCTTGTTGGCGAGAAAAAAGATGCGGAAGCCCCTATTGCAACAAAGTCTCATGGAAGAAAAGCAAAAAGTGTGTTTAGGTATGGATTTGACGAGCTTCGAAGGATATTTTTTGGCTTAAGAAAAAAAACCAAGGTATTTTTAAAGCGGCTTAAGTTATTGACTGTTAATGAACAGCTAGGAGGATGTAAAAAAAATGTCCTGTAG
- a CDS encoding FtsW/RodA/SpoVE family cell cycle protein yields the protein MWNHQCLRRIDFKALPLILALMVISILVIASTTSEVQLTGEDIFFTPNVKNQVQRFGVGIVCFLFFAGLDYHKLREWAWILYIGTIVMLVGLFFTEAIQHVHRWYRIPFIGGTLQPSEYAKLTLVLTLSWFLEKKGRSVGDWRTFFQASLIIFIPFLLILKQPDLGSAMVLFPMTLSMFYFGGIRKKVIQILSACGVIALVVISLIFTGVLSHETLRPVATKFLKEYQYERFDPDTYHHQAAKTAIALGGYTGSGWKKSTFTGRQFLPAAHTDSVFPAFVEEFGIFGAICILLLFFGLIYCSFQVTAIARDHFGRVLSAGIAAYLAIHVVINIGMMCGFLPITGVPLILVTYGGSSVTLTMSALGILQSIYARRFMF from the coding sequence ATGTGGAACCATCAATGTTTAAGACGGATCGACTTTAAAGCCCTGCCCCTTATTTTGGCGCTGATGGTCATTAGCATTCTTGTCATTGCCTCTACAACATCGGAGGTGCAGCTGACCGGGGAAGATATTTTCTTTACCCCAAATGTAAAAAATCAGGTCCAGCGGTTTGGTGTTGGGATCGTCTGCTTTCTCTTTTTTGCAGGCCTTGACTACCACAAACTCCGCGAGTGGGCATGGATTCTCTATATAGGGACGATTGTAATGCTAGTCGGCCTTTTTTTTACAGAGGCGATTCAACATGTCCATCGGTGGTACCGGATTCCCTTTATCGGCGGGACCCTTCAACCCTCTGAGTATGCGAAGCTCACCCTTGTTTTGACCCTGAGCTGGTTTTTAGAAAAAAAAGGGCGCAGTGTTGGGGACTGGAGAACTTTTTTTCAGGCATCGCTCATTATTTTTATCCCGTTTCTTCTCATTTTAAAGCAGCCCGACCTCGGTTCTGCCATGGTCCTTTTCCCCATGACGCTCAGCATGTTTTACTTTGGGGGGATTCGTAAGAAAGTGATTCAGATTTTATCGGCATGTGGTGTGATTGCTTTGGTTGTCATTTCTCTCATCTTTACCGGCGTTCTTTCCCATGAGACCTTGCGCCCCGTTGCCACGAAGTTTTTAAAGGAGTACCAGTATGAACGGTTTGATCCCGATACCTACCACCACCAGGCAGCAAAAACAGCCATTGCCCTCGGAGGGTATACCGGAAGTGGGTGGAAGAAGAGCACCTTTACCGGCCGGCAGTTTCTTCCAGCGGCCCATACCGACTCCGTTTTCCCCGCATTTGTCGAAGAATTTGGAATTTTTGGGGCAATTTGCATCCTTCTCTTGTTTTTCGGATTGATTTATTGTAGTTTCCAAGTAACAGCAATCGCTAGGGACCACTTTGGGCGGGTTCTTTCCGCCGGCATAGCGGCCTATTTAGCGATCCACGTGGTGATTAATATCGGAATGATGTGTGGCTTTTTGCCCATCACCGGGGTGCCCCTGATCCTTGTGACCTATGGGGGATCCTCGGTGACCCTGACGATGAGCGCCCTGGGAATATTGCAAAGTATCTATGCAAGAAGGTTTATGTTTTGA
- a CDS encoding aminotransferase class V-fold PLP-dependent enzyme, with product MEEPIYLDNGTLARPSDYLFNQMTPFSKRHWHAVTAPYLQGKEPFTSINRSLDTLRTFLGAGKRDLLHFCPSGGHAISEVYHSAYADHIAQNGKNHILTTDLEEAPIHLLGEQFEKLGLFQKKIPLNEKGQVTRENLEKALSPKTGLVSLSWANALTGVIHPIWELAELCKEKGILFHIDASAILGKLYFKFEELPIDYLTFEGTMIHGPKGSGTLLVKRGVDFTLSVPEGMEGTDLNVAALVGLGIATQELDASFDHLCMETARLRDHLEEGIVRAIPEATVHFKEAERLPNTTVISFPGVTSELLTFHLKERGVFASFGGGRHQKLEHLLAACGIEGKSALSFTLSRDTTEEEINRAIGHIVDAAQKCRTFSNGVAL from the coding sequence GTGGAAGAGCCAATTTATCTCGATAATGGGACCTTAGCGCGTCCTTCCGACTACCTCTTCAATCAGATGACCCCCTTTTCCAAGCGGCACTGGCACGCGGTAACCGCTCCCTATCTTCAAGGCAAAGAGCCTTTTACCTCCATTAACCGAAGCTTAGACACCCTCCGCACCTTTCTGGGGGCTGGCAAGCGGGACCTTCTCCACTTTTGCCCTTCAGGGGGGCACGCCATTTCAGAGGTGTACCATAGCGCCTATGCCGATCACATTGCCCAAAATGGGAAGAACCACATCCTCACGACCGATTTAGAAGAGGCGCCGATCCACCTTCTAGGGGAGCAGTTTGAAAAGTTGGGCCTTTTCCAAAAGAAGATTCCTCTCAATGAAAAGGGGCAGGTCACCCGTGAAAACTTAGAAAAAGCCCTTTCCCCCAAAACAGGGTTGGTCTCCCTTTCTTGGGCAAATGCTCTAACCGGCGTCATTCATCCCATCTGGGAACTTGCTGAGCTGTGCAAAGAAAAGGGGATCCTCTTCCATATCGATGCTTCTGCCATCTTAGGCAAACTCTACTTTAAGTTTGAGGAACTTCCGATCGACTACCTCACCTTTGAGGGGACGATGATCCATGGCCCCAAAGGAAGTGGCACCCTTCTTGTGAAAAGGGGAGTCGACTTTACCTTGAGCGTTCCCGAAGGGATGGAAGGGACTGACCTGAATGTTGCAGCGCTTGTTGGACTTGGCATCGCGACTCAAGAGCTCGACGCCTCTTTCGATCATCTTTGTATGGAAACCGCCCGCCTCAGAGACCATCTCGAGGAAGGGATTGTGCGGGCCATTCCCGAAGCAACCGTCCACTTTAAAGAGGCGGAGCGCCTTCCCAACACAACTGTGATCTCTTTTCCAGGAGTTACGAGTGAGCTCCTTACCTTTCACCTCAAAGAGCGGGGGGTTTTTGCCTCCTTTGGAGGAGGACGTCACCAAAAACTCGAGCATCTTCTTGCCGCTTGTGGGATCGAAGGGAAAAGCGCCTTAAGTTTTACACTGTCTCGCGACACTACCGAAGAAGAGATCAACCGGGCGATCGGCCATATTGTCGATGCCGCCCAAAAGTGTCGCACCTTTTCAAATGGGGTGGCCCTATGA
- a CDS encoding type II toxin-antitoxin system HicB family antitoxin, which yields MMKYKGYYGQVAYDDEAKIFHGELVGIRAVITFQGTTVEELEVAFKDSIDDYLDWCKKRRKLPEKPFSGKLNLRMRRDLHAKLATLAHQQRVSLNSYINDCLARMVS from the coding sequence ATGATGAAATATAAGGGTTATTATGGGCAGGTTGCCTATGACGATGAAGCCAAAATTTTTCACGGAGAACTCGTGGGGATTAGAGCTGTTATCACTTTTCAAGGCACGACTGTAGAAGAGCTTGAAGTGGCTTTTAAAGACTCTATCGATGACTATCTTGATTGGTGTAAAAAAAGACGAAAGCTTCCTGAAAAACCTTTTTCAGGAAAACTTAACCTTCGAATGAGACGAGACCTTCATGCGAAACTAGCTACCCTAGCCCATCAGCAAAGGGTTAGCTTGAATTCATATATTAATGACTGTTTAGCCAGGATGGTTAGCTAG
- a CDS encoding NifU family protein, protein MKPHPWTTYSNLLVERILNPRNVGFFKENTGALQEMRVVTGHAESEGSHVHFFLIVDETDGVVADAKFKAFGETALIGAADAACEVLLRKNYDQARRLTTDLIDRKLRDFTQIPAFPETAAFTLNLVLSAIEEAAEKCTDIPLKDPSVTPPVPQGGSAEGGHPDWHLFSPEEKLDHIKEVIRDEIQPYIELDAGGIEVSAFNNEQEIVIAYQGACTTCPSSTGATLDAIQQILRSRLHPSLVVKPDLSLLSF, encoded by the coding sequence ATGAAGCCCCATCCTTGGACCACCTATAGCAACCTCCTTGTCGAGCGGATCCTAAATCCCCGCAACGTTGGCTTCTTTAAAGAAAACACCGGAGCTCTCCAAGAGATGAGAGTGGTGACCGGCCATGCCGAATCAGAGGGGAGTCATGTCCACTTTTTCCTCATTGTCGATGAGACCGATGGAGTGGTTGCTGACGCAAAATTTAAAGCTTTTGGAGAAACCGCCCTCATCGGCGCTGCCGATGCGGCGTGCGAAGTCCTTTTGCGAAAAAACTACGATCAAGCCCGCCGCCTCACCACCGATCTCATTGACCGCAAGCTCCGCGACTTTACCCAGATTCCCGCCTTTCCAGAAACCGCCGCTTTCACCCTTAATCTTGTCCTTTCAGCCATTGAAGAAGCGGCCGAAAAATGCACCGATATCCCCCTTAAAGATCCTTCGGTCACCCCTCCTGTTCCCCAAGGGGGATCAGCAGAAGGAGGGCACCCCGATTGGCATCTCTTTTCCCCCGAAGAAAAACTCGATCATATTAAAGAGGTGATCCGTGATGAAATCCAGCCCTACATCGAACTCGATGCAGGTGGCATCGAAGTCTCTGCATTTAACAACGAGCAAGAGATTGTGATTGCTTACCAAGGAGCTTGCACGACCTGCCCCTCCTCAACAGGAGCCACGCTCGACGCGATCCAGCAGATCCTCCGCTCGCGCCTCCATCCTTCCCTGGTTGTCAAGCCAGACCTTTCCCTCTTAAGCTTTTAA
- a CDS encoding type II toxin-antitoxin system HicA family toxin, translating to MQLALKAVFTSPPPSSVKWKDIESLLVHLGARIEEGHGSRLRIILNREEAVFHRPHPRKETDKGALGSALEIYR from the coding sequence TTGCAATTGGCTCTAAAGGCTGTTTTTACATCTCCCCCTCCTTCTAGTGTTAAGTGGAAAGATATCGAGTCTCTCTTGGTGCATTTGGGAGCTAGGATAGAAGAGGGGCACGGCTCAAGGCTTCGGATTATATTAAATCGGGAAGAAGCAGTGTTTCATAGACCTCATCCTAGAAAAGAAACCGATAAAGGGGCCTTAGGTTCTGCTCTCGAAATTTATCGCTAG